GCCTCGGTTTCTTCGGCTTCGTCTTCGTCCTCGATGATCTCGAGTTCGATCTCGTCCTCGTAGAGGCTGATCAACACGAGGTTCGTTTCGTCGGTGATCTCCCCCATCTCGACCAGGTCCTCGATCTCGTCGTCGCCGTGGCGGGTGATACGAAACTGCTGGTCCTCGCCCTCGATGTGGGGTGGCGCGACGCGTTCGTCGGGCGTGATCGTGTAGCTCTCCTCGTAGGTCTCGCGGCCGCCGTCCCGAGCGACGGCGTCGAGACTGATATTGTACGGACGATCTCCCTCGTTGGTGATCTCGATGGGGACCGGGCTCTGGAGGCTGCCGGTGAAGTGATCCTCGACCGCGTCGACACAGCCCGCGAGGCTCGCGACGGCGACGACGCCCGCGGACCGGAGTACCGTACGGCGGTTCACGCTCGGCCCTCGGGGCCGAGCGACCGTCAGTATTACCCTTCCAGTCGGGGCTGGCACCTGTGGCCTGCCAACCGCTCTCCGGACCGATATCCGGCGATGCGGAACGACGGGCCGCGCGGCCTTGACATGTTAACGGTTACCTTCACGGCTAGCTACTGTGTGTAATAGGACGATGATTCATGACAAACAGCCACGAGTCGGCCGCGTACGGCCGTCCTCGAGAACGACCCGCAGGGGAGGCGGGTCGAACGGTCGGGCGGGGTACTGGTGGCGGGACCGACACGGACCGAAAGCGGTGAGCGATCGATGACCCGAAACACGACGATGGCGACGATCGGTGTCCTCTCGGTGCTTGCGCTCGTGACGGCGGCGCTGGGGCTGTACCGCGTGTTCTCGTTTATCGGTGCGGCGACCATCTTGGCGGTGTTTGCGGTCGCGACGATCGAACGCAACGGGACCGAACTCGATCTCGCACCCTACACCGGACTGATCGGCATCCTCGGCGCGTTCTTCGTCGCTGGCTTGGCCGGGATCTGGCTGACCTGGGAGCCCGGCGTCACCGACTACAGCTACGTGCTGGGCGTGCCGATGTCGACGCTGATCTACTTCGGGTTCATCTGGCTGTTGCCCCTGACCTGTGCGATCTACTACTCGCTGCTGTTCGATCGGGTCGCAAGCGAAGAGATCGTCGAGGGCATCCTCGAGGACGCCCGCGAGGCCCAGCGGCGTGAGTCGCTCCCGCTGGCGTCCGAACAGCCCGAGAACACCCTCGAGGCGACCGACGGAGGTGAGCGGACCGATGAGTAGCGTCCTCGGAGCCGCCGGAACCGTCCTCCAGCAGGACGGGATCCCCGTCGCGGACGATCCGATCATCCTCGGCTTCGGCGCGGCGTACCTGCTGATCGTCCTCCTGATCGGCATCTGGGGCTGGATGCGAACCGATTCGACCAGCGACTTCCTGATTACGGGCAAGAGTATCGGCACCTGGGTCCTCGCGCTGACGGCGTTCTCGGTGATCCAGTCCGGGTTCGGTTTCATCGGCGGTCCCGAACTTGTCTACGAGTTCGGGACGACCGCGCTGTGGATCTTCTTTACCGCGCCGCTTGGCTTCCTGCTGACGTGGGTCGTCCTGGCAAAGCGGATGCGCCTGATCGCCGACATCCGGAACGTGTTGACCCTGCCCGACGCGATGTACGTCCGCTACGAGAGCGATTGGGTTCGCGGGCTCAGCGGCGTCGCCGTCGCACTCGGCGTCGTCGCCTACCTGGCGGTCAATCTGGCGGCGCTGCAGTTCGTCATGCGGGCGATCTTCGGCATCCCCGTGCTGTGGGGCCTGTTCGGGGGCGCGCTAATCCTGCTGCTGTACTGTATGCTCGGCGGGATGATCGCGGGCGTCTGGACGGACTTCCTGCAGGCGATCACGATGGTCGTCGGCGCCGTGTTCGTCTTCGCGTACGCGATCTCGTTCGGGGGCGGGATGGAGAACATCTCCCAGAACCTGGCGAGCACGGATCCGAACCTCATCTCGCCGTTCGGCGCGATGGGCGGGGCCACGACCGCCGTCCTCGTCGGGATCGCCTGGTGGGTGCTGTTCTCGGTCGGCGCGGCCGGCCAACCCCACCTGATCACGAAGTTCTACATGAGCCGCAACCTCACGATCCTCAAGTGGGGTGCCCCGATCGCGGCGATCTCCTACGCGATCTCGAGCCTGATCGCGTTCTCGGCCGGGCTGTCGATGCGTGCGATGGTCGAGGCCGGCCAGCGCGAGGCGACGTTCTCGGCCTCTGAGGTCGGACCGGTCTTCGTCCTCGATCACACCGGAAGCATCATCGCCGGGCTGATCCTCGCGGCGCTTTTGGCGGCGATCATGTCTACCAGTGACTCGTTTCTCAACATCGGCGCGGCCGCGATCTCGCGGGACATTCCGCGAGCGCTCGGCAGGCCGATCACCGACCCGAAGACCGAGCTCCGGGTCACGCAGGGCGCGCTGGCGGGACTGACGGTGCTGTCGACGATCGTCGTCTTCTACTCCGACGCGCTGGTCGGCATCCTCGGGGCGATCAGCTGGGGCTTCTTTGCCGCCGCGTTCGTCCCGATCGTCGTCTTCGGGTTGAACTGGAAGGGAGCGACGAAGGAAGGGGCGATCGCCGCCCTCGTCGTCGGCATGCTGTACAACATCATCTACAACGTCGTGCCCGAGGCCGCGGCGATCGTCGACGCGGGCTGGCTCAACTGGATCAGCGAGAACGTCGTGATGGCGACCTACCCGTACCCCGCCGAAGTTCCCGCCGAGGCCATCTCCTTGCTCGTGACGATGGCCGTCTTCGTCTTCGTCTCGATCGCGACCCAGCGGGGTCGTGAGCTACCTGCCGACCTCCACGCCCTGTTCGAGCGCTGATGACCGACGAGGACTCGATCGCACGACTCACAAACTGGCTGCGCCGGCGCCCGAACTCGATCGAGTTCTGGGAACTGGTGCTCACCGACGAGCAGCTGCTCTGTTGTTTCGTCGGCGAGTCCTACCGCTCGATGCTGTTGCGGGCCGACATGGGCGAACGGGACCGCGCGCTGGTCGCGGACACCACCCCCGCGGAGCTGGAGGGTCTCGACGAGCGCAACTTCTCGATCCCGCTCGAGGCCCTCGAGTCGATCCGACTCGTCGTCGGGACGCGGCTCAGGCGAGCGACCCTCGAGATCGAGTGGGACGACGACGAGAAACAGCCCCACCTCGAGAAGGGGCGCCTGACCCTGTACGCCGGCCGCGACGCCGACTCCCAGCGCGACCTCGTCGCGGGGCTGGCCGACGAGCCCGCGCTTGCCGGCGTCGATGTCGCGGTCGACTCGCGGCGTCTCCCCTTCTGAGCGGGGACGTCCTCGTCGTCGCTCGGGGGACGTAACACCTCTCTCGGATCGGAGCCCCCGCGGACTGTCCCGATTTAAAATCGGATACTGTCCGCTTGAAAAGATATATAGCCGTCGTCTGGATATCCGAGTTCATCATCCGAAACGCCGCCTATCTCGGACAGCTCTTCCGATCGCAACGTTCGCTTCTCGTCGTCATCGGCGCCACCCTCGCCGGCGTCGCCTACCCCGCCCTCGCAGCACCGATCGAACCCCTGCTCCCGGCGTTCGTCGCCGGGTTAGTGTTCACCGCGTTCTACGGGTTCAGCCTCGGCGACACCACGGTCCGTTCGGTCTCCGTGCCGGTGATCGGCTCGCTGGTCTGTCTCTACTTGCTCGTCCCGATCACCCTGTACCCGATCGCCGCGGCGACCCTCTCGGGGGAGTTGCTGCTCGGCGTCCTGGTCGTCCTCTCCGCTCCGGTCGCGGCCGGCAGCTCGATCATCTGGACGCGACTCGGCGGCGGGAACACGCTCTCGGCGACGGTGACGGTGTTGGCCTCGATGCTGCTGGCCCCGCTCGCGATGCCGTCGCTGATCTCGCTGTTTGCCGACTCCGGCGTCGACGTCGCCGCTGCCGACCTCGTCGTCGAACTCGGCGCAATCGTGCTAGTGGCCGGGCTGCTCGCCTCTTTCGTCCCCGCCGACGCCGTCTCGGACGATCAGCTCGATACGTTCTCCGTCGCGACGATCGGCGCCCTGATCTACGCGAGCGTCGGTAGCTCGCCGCTGTCGGTCGAGCCGATCCAGCTCGCGGTCGTTGCCGGAATCGCGATCGCAGCGCTCGGCCTCAGCGCGGCCGTCGCCGCAGGACTGTACGCTCGCGGCGTCCGGAGCGACGACTGTATCACCGTGCTGTTCTCGGGCTCGATGAAAAACATGAGCGTCGCCGTCATGATCGGAGCGGTGCTCGGTGGCGGGACGATCGTCGCCGCCATCACCGCCTTCCACGTCGTCCAGCAGGTCGTCAGCAGCTCGATCGTCGGGCGCCTCGGGCCCGCGGGCGGCTCGGAGCCCGTTGCGACGACCCAGCCCGGCGATTAAGTGGCGCCCGACCACCGCGGATCGGATCGGATCGGATCGGCACCGCCGTCCTCGGCGCGTGAGACGCGGAGGTTTTTCACGGTGAAGAATGAGAATCCGGTATGTCCACGGGTGCGACCACAACCGTCGAGATCGACACAACACTGTTCATCACCGTCTCCGGACCGCCGGGCTGTGGCGCGACGACGCTCTGTGAACGCCTCTCCGACGCGATCGGCTGTCCGTACGTCTCCGGGGGCGACATCTTCCGGGAGCTCGCCGAGGACCGGGGGCTGAACCTCAACCAGCTGACCGCCGAGGCCGACGCCGACGACGAGATCGACCGGGCGATCGACGGGCGCCTCCAGTCGATCGCCGAGAAGTGGGGTACCGCGAACAAACCATTCATCCTCGAATCCCGGCTCGCGGGCTGGATCGCGGGCGATCGCGCGGACCTGCGGATCTGGCTCGACGCCCCCGAGGACGTCCGCCTCGAACGGATCGAGGACCGCATCGAGACCGAGCCCGAGATGCGGGTCCGGGAGGTCAGCGAGGCCGGACGCTACGAGTCCTACTACGAGATCGACATCGACGAGCGGGAGTTCTACGACCTCCAGCTCAACACCGCCCGCTGGGGGAAAGAGGGCGTGTTCCAGGTCATCCGGGCCGCCATCGAGGAGTACGACCCCGACGCCGATACGGGAGCGTTCCCGACGCCGGAGCTGGATCCGTAGTCGCTTTCGGGCACCTTCCGAAACGATACTGGGTGATCGAACCGGGATCGATCGGCAAAGCGGTCACAGTTCTCGTTATCGCCAGCTGAGAGCTTTCGCGGCTGGTTCTCGAGGAGCAGCCCACGAGGCGTTTCGAACACACGAACCGATTCGATCGAAAAATCGACGATCGGTACGAAGTCGACGCCAGTTCATCCCGGCGTGGGCGCGCCAGGACCAGTCGGCTTTTCGTCCTCGTCACGATCGTCGCGATGAAGGATCGCATCACGGACACGGTCGAACGCCGATCGGTCTGTGCGGACGATGGAGCGGTGCATAGCCCATACTCATGTTATCACCTGACACACTTGGATCTGGCGGGAACGTCGGCGTTGACCCGACGAGTCGCGTTCGGCGGTAGTTCTTTCATGCCATCCGCTCTCGTATGACATGAATGACGTACTTCGTCACGCTCGAGGGAGAGACGTACGAGGACGCCGTCGACGCCTTCTCGTGGGATCTCCCGGAGGAGTTCAACGCGGCCGTCGATCTGGTCGGCAAACACGACGGCGACCGGGTCGCGCTCCACCAGGCGTTCCCGGACGGACGACGCGAGAGCTACAGCTTTTCGGACCTCGATCGGCGCTCAAACGCGGTGGCGAACGTCCTCGAGCAACGCGGGGTCGAGTTCGGTGACCGAGTCGCGGTCGTCCTCTCCCAGAAACCCGCGAACGTCCTGACCCATCTGGCCTGCTGGAAAGTCGGGGCGGTCTCGCTGCCGCTGTCGGTACTTTTCGGCACCGACGCGCTTCGCTACCGGCTGACCGACAGCGAGGCCCGCGTCGCGGTCGTCGACGCCGCCCAGTGGGAGACGATCCGGGAGATCGCACCCGACTGTCCCGAGCTCGAGGACGTGCTGGTGGTCGACGCCGACGCCGAACTCGATCCGGACGCGCTCGAGGGCGCGACCGCCTCGCGGTTCGACGCGGCGGTCGATCGCGAGGACGTCGACTACGAGGTCGCGTCGACGGACGTCGACACGCCGGCGATAATCATGTACACCAGCGGGAGCACCGGCGAGCCGAAGGGCGTGGTCCACAGCCACGGCGTCTGGCTGGGACACTGTCCGGCCTTCTCGATGTACTTCGAGCGCGAGGTGCGGGCCGACGACGCCGTCTACTGGACGCCCGCGGACTGGGCCTGGATCGGGGCGCTGGGGGATCTGGTCTTTCCGGCCTGGCACTACGGTCGGCCCGTGGTCGGCTCGCCGATGGGGTCGTTCGATCCCGAGGCGGCCCTCGAGCTGGCCGCCGAGTTCGACGTCACCCACACCTTCCTCCCGCCGACGGCGATCCGGATGTTGATGGACGTCGACGATCCCGCCGACCGCTACGAGCTCTCCCTGCGGGTGATCTGCTCCGGGGGCGAGCCGCTGACACCGGAGATCCTCGAGTGGGCCGACGCCGAACTCGAGGGGACGGTCGTCAACGAGCTGTACGGCCAGACGGAGGCGAACCTGCTCGTCACGAACTGTCGAGAGTGGTTCCCCGCGCGTGCGGGGAGTATGGGAAAACCGGTACCCGGACGCGATATCGCGCTGGTCGACCCCGAGACGGGCGAGCGCGTCGAGGCGGGATCGGTCGGCGAGATCGCGGTTCGGCGCGGCGAGGACCCCGTCGTCTTCGATCGCTACTGGAACGCACCCGAACGGACCGAGCGCGCAACCCTCGAAAGAGGCGGCGACGAGCAACGCAGTGCGGAGCAATCTGTATCGGATGGCGAGGCCTGGCACCTGACCGGGGATCTCGCCGAGCGCGACGCCGAGGGCTACCTCTGGTTCAAGTCCCGCGACGACGACCTCATCATCACCAGCGGCTATCGGGTCGGTCCCCGGGAGGTCGAGGACGCCGTCCTCGAACATCCGTCGGTCGCCCAGGTCGGCGTCGTCGGCGTCCCCGACGACCGGCGCGGCGAGATCATCAAGGCGGTCGTCCAGCCCGCGGCGGGGACGGAGGGCTCCGAGGCGCTACGCGAGGAGATCCGCGAGCTGGTCCGGGATCGATTGGCCGAGTACGAGTACCCCCGCGAGATCGAGTTCCGCGAGGCGTTACCGCAGACGACGACGGGAAAGATCAGACGCTCCGAACTCGAATGAGAGTCGCAGTTGCGGTGGCTCGTAGTTACTCGTCGGGCGAGTAGTTGGGCGCCTCGTCGGTGATGACGACGTCGTGGGCGTGGCTCTCAGCCTGGCCGGCCGAGGACACCCGGACGAACTCGCTGCGCTCCTTGAACTCGGGGATCGTCGGCGCGCCGACGTACCCCATCCCCGACTGCATCCCGCCAGCGAGCTGGTGGAGCTCGGACTTGAGGGTGCCCTTGTACGGCGTCGCGGCCTCGACGCCCTCGGGGACGTAGTCGTCTTCCTCCTCGGGCTCTTCCTTGAGGTAGCGGTCGCTATCGCCGGATTTCATCGCGCCGACCGACCCCATGCCGCGGTACTGCTTGTACTTCTTGCCGTTCATCGTGACGACGCGGCCGGGGGCCTCGTCGGTCCCGGCGAAGTACGAACCCAGCATGACGGCGTCGGCGCCGGCGGCGACCGCCTTGATCGCGTCGCCGGAGTAGCGGATGCCGCCGTCCGCGATGACGGGGATGCCGTGCTCGCTGGCGACGTCTGCGACCTGCGCGACCGCGGTGATCTGGGGCATGCCGGCACCGGAGACGACCCGTGTCGTACAGATCGAGCCGGGACCGATGCCGACCTTGATCCCGTCGGCAAAGTCGACCAGCTCCGCGGCGGCCTCGCGGGTACCGACGTTGCCGACGACGACGTCGGCCTCGACGGACTCCTTGATCTCGCGGGCGCCCTCGATGACGTTGCGGTTGTGCGCGTGGGCGGTGTCGATAAACAGGATGTCGGCGCCGGCCTCGTCGGCTGCCTCGGCGCGCTCGTCCTCGAATGGGCTGACGGCGACGCCACAACACAGCTGGCCGTCCTCGTCCCGGACCGCCTCCTTGTACTCGCGGCGCTGGAGGATGCCCTGCATCGTCACCAGGCCAACGAGCAGATTCTCGTCGTCGACGACCGGGACGCGCTCGATCTTGTGATCGTACATCAGATCGAACGCCTCGCGGGGGTCGACGTCCTCGTGGACGGTGATGACCTCGTCGGTCATCGCCTCGGTGACGGGGTCGTCCTCGTTGACCTCGAGGTGCGGGCGGATGTCGGTACTCGAGATGATCCCCAGCACTTCTCCGCGCGTGTTGACGACGGGGGCGCCGCCGACGCCCTGGCGAGCCATCTGGTCGTCGATCTCGCGAACGGTCATCTCGGGGTCGGCCGTGACGACGTCCTCGTAGGGGATGACGAGTTCGTCGGCGCGTTTGACCCGGCCGATCTCCTCGACCATCTCGTCGACGTTCATATTGCGGTGGATGACGCCGAGCCCGCCGTGGCGGGCCATCGCGATGGCCATATCGCTCTCGGTGACGGTGTCCATCGCGGCCGACAGAATGGGGACCGAGAGCTCGACCGAGCGGGAGACGTGTGAGGAGAGATCGGCGTCGTCGGGTTCGACATGACTCTCCTTCGGTCGGAGGAGGACGTCGTCGAACGTTAGCGCTTCCGGTACCTGCAGTTTCGAAGA
This genomic window from Natronococcus occultus SP4 contains:
- a CDS encoding sodium/proline symporter, with amino-acid sequence MSSVLGAAGTVLQQDGIPVADDPIILGFGAAYLLIVLLIGIWGWMRTDSTSDFLITGKSIGTWVLALTAFSVIQSGFGFIGGPELVYEFGTTALWIFFTAPLGFLLTWVVLAKRMRLIADIRNVLTLPDAMYVRYESDWVRGLSGVAVALGVVAYLAVNLAALQFVMRAIFGIPVLWGLFGGALILLLYCMLGGMIAGVWTDFLQAITMVVGAVFVFAYAISFGGGMENISQNLASTDPNLISPFGAMGGATTAVLVGIAWWVLFSVGAAGQPHLITKFYMSRNLTILKWGAPIAAISYAISSLIAFSAGLSMRAMVEAGQREATFSASEVGPVFVLDHTGSIIAGLILAALLAAIMSTSDSFLNIGAAAISRDIPRALGRPITDPKTELRVTQGALAGLTVLSTIVVFYSDALVGILGAISWGFFAAAFVPIVVFGLNWKGATKEGAIAALVVGMLYNIIYNVVPEAAAIVDAGWLNWISENVVMATYPYPAEVPAEAISLLVTMAVFVFVSIATQRGRELPADLHALFER
- a CDS encoding bile acid:sodium symporter, which translates into the protein MKRYIAVVWISEFIIRNAAYLGQLFRSQRSLLVVIGATLAGVAYPALAAPIEPLLPAFVAGLVFTAFYGFSLGDTTVRSVSVPVIGSLVCLYLLVPITLYPIAAATLSGELLLGVLVVLSAPVAAGSSIIWTRLGGGNTLSATVTVLASMLLAPLAMPSLISLFADSGVDVAAADLVVELGAIVLVAGLLASFVPADAVSDDQLDTFSVATIGALIYASVGSSPLSVEPIQLAVVAGIAIAALGLSAAVAAGLYARGVRSDDCITVLFSGSMKNMSVAVMIGAVLGGGTIVAAITAFHVVQQVVSSSIVGRLGPAGGSEPVATTQPGD
- the cmk gene encoding (d)CMP kinase; this encodes MSTGATTTVEIDTTLFITVSGPPGCGATTLCERLSDAIGCPYVSGGDIFRELAEDRGLNLNQLTAEADADDEIDRAIDGRLQSIAEKWGTANKPFILESRLAGWIAGDRADLRIWLDAPEDVRLERIEDRIETEPEMRVREVSEAGRYESYYEIDIDEREFYDLQLNTARWGKEGVFQVIRAAIEEYDPDADTGAFPTPELDP
- a CDS encoding acyl-CoA synthetase, with translation MTYFVTLEGETYEDAVDAFSWDLPEEFNAAVDLVGKHDGDRVALHQAFPDGRRESYSFSDLDRRSNAVANVLEQRGVEFGDRVAVVLSQKPANVLTHLACWKVGAVSLPLSVLFGTDALRYRLTDSEARVAVVDAAQWETIREIAPDCPELEDVLVVDADAELDPDALEGATASRFDAAVDREDVDYEVASTDVDTPAIIMYTSGSTGEPKGVVHSHGVWLGHCPAFSMYFEREVRADDAVYWTPADWAWIGALGDLVFPAWHYGRPVVGSPMGSFDPEAALELAAEFDVTHTFLPPTAIRMLMDVDDPADRYELSLRVICSGGEPLTPEILEWADAELEGTVVNELYGQTEANLLVTNCREWFPARAGSMGKPVPGRDIALVDPETGERVEAGSVGEIAVRRGEDPVVFDRYWNAPERTERATLERGGDEQRSAEQSVSDGEAWHLTGDLAERDAEGYLWFKSRDDDLIITSGYRVGPREVEDAVLEHPSVAQVGVVGVPDDRRGEIIKAVVQPAAGTEGSEALREEIRELVRDRLAEYEYPREIEFREALPQTTTGKIRRSELE
- the guaB gene encoding IMP dehydrogenase; its protein translation is MANDAPEHEPYSSKLQVPEALTFDDVLLRPKESHVEPDDADLSSHVSRSVELSVPILSAAMDTVTESDMAIAMARHGGLGVIHRNMNVDEMVEEIGRVKRADELVIPYEDVVTADPEMTVREIDDQMARQGVGGAPVVNTRGEVLGIISSTDIRPHLEVNEDDPVTEAMTDEVITVHEDVDPREAFDLMYDHKIERVPVVDDENLLVGLVTMQGILQRREYKEAVRDEDGQLCCGVAVSPFEDERAEAADEAGADILFIDTAHAHNRNVIEGAREIKESVEADVVVGNVGTREAAAELVDFADGIKVGIGPGSICTTRVVSGAGMPQITAVAQVADVASEHGIPVIADGGIRYSGDAIKAVAAGADAVMLGSYFAGTDEAPGRVVTMNGKKYKQYRGMGSVGAMKSGDSDRYLKEEPEEEDDYVPEGVEAATPYKGTLKSELHQLAGGMQSGMGYVGAPTIPEFKERSEFVRVSSAGQAESHAHDVVITDEAPNYSPDE